The Natribaculum luteum genome contains the following window.
GGTTCGACCAGCACGTACACCTTCCCCTCGTCGTGGTAGTCCGGCCGGCCCGCTCGACCGAGCATCTGGTGGAACTCCTGGACTGAGAGCCACTCGATACCCATCGCGAGCGAGTCGAAGACGACCTGGGAGGCCGGGAAGTCCACGCCCGCAGCGAGCGCCGCCGTGGTGACGACGGCCGCGAGGTCCTGGTCGGCGAACTTTCGTTCGACGGTCTTGCGTCGTCTGTGATCGAGTCCGGCGTGATACGGAGCGGCGGAGTACTCGAGTTTCCGGCTGATCTCGTGACACCGCCGCCGGGAGTTGGTGAAGATGATCGTCTGGCCCCGATACCCCTTCGAAGACTTCGTGTCGAACTCGCGTTTGACGAGTTTGTTCTCGACGCGAACCTTCTCCTGGCCGTCGGCGAAGGTGACGTGGCGTTCGATCGGCACCGGTCGTTCCTCGAACTCGATGAGCTTCGACTCGAGTGCGCCCGCGAGCTGCTCGGGGTTGCCGACGGTCGCCGAGAGGTAGATCCACTGGGAACCGCCGTAGTCGTCGCGTTTCTCGGCGCGTCGCTCGCAGGTGTACTTGAGCCGAGAGATGAGCCCGTCGAGTCGGTGGCCGCGGTCGTCCTCTTTTAAGGTGTGGACCTCGTCGATGACGACGGTGCCGATGTCGCCCATGTCCTTGCCCGTCCGGAGGGCGTGGTCGATCCCCTCGTAGGTGCCGACGATCACGTCCGCGCCGGGGTCGAATCGCTCGCCGTCGTCGTTGATCCGACTCGCGCCCACCCGGAGGGTGACGTCGACGAGGTGGCCGTACTCCTCCTGGAAGTCGCCGTACTTCTGGTTGGCGAGCGCGACGAGCGGGACGAGAAAGAGCATCTTCCCCTTCCCGTTTAATACGCGGTTGATGCCGGCCATCTCCCCTACGAGCGTCTTCCCGGTCGCGGTTGCCGACACGACGAGCTGGTCGTCGCCATCGAAGAGGCCGTTCTCGACGGAGAGGCTCTGGACGGGAAGCAGCGTCTCGAAGCGATCCTCGAGCAGGTTCTGGACCCCCGGATGGAGGTTCAGCGAGTCGACCGGCACGGGGTCGACCTCGTCGGTCGTCGCGCTGATCGTGTCGAACTTCGTCAGATCAGGGTCGAGCTGGCCTTTGAGCAGGTTGACGATCCGCTCGAGGTCCTGGACCTCGAGCATCAGCTCCTCGAGTCGCTCTTTGGCTGCGCCGGTCACCTCACCTGTGTAGGAGAGCTGTCGCTCGAGTTCCTGGCGGGCGCAGTCCCGGCAGATCCAGTCGTTGCCGTCTTTGACGGCCGTCTCGGTGGTGATCGGCGAGTACCGACCGGCGGAGGCACAGTACCGGCAGGTCCTGACGGTCTTGGCCTCGAGCTGGTAGCCGTCGAGCATCGCCGTGAGTTCCGCCCGGCCCTCTGGAGACGTCTGTTCGGAGATGCGGATGCGCTCCGCACGACGGGCGAGTTCGACGAACTCGTCGGGCTGGCGGGGTTCCTCGCTCGAGCCGCGCTTGATGCGAAACTTCGTCGGACGGGGCCCCGCCGAGGTCTCCGAGATACCGAGTTTCGCCCGGAACAGCCGCTCGCCGTCCCGCTCGACGACCACGAGGTAGTCGTCACCGATCTCGTGACAGAACAGCGTCTCGACGTCCTGGACCTGCTGTGACACTGGTATCTCGTAGTGGGTTGGCCTACTTGAGCGGTTCGGACTCGGCCGTGTGCGGCCCCGCTCTGCGCTCACTCCTCGACGGGGTAGTGTGGCACGACGGTCGGGCCGTCCTCGCCGTACCCGACGGTG
Protein-coding sequences here:
- a CDS encoding DEAD/DEAH box helicase yields the protein MSQQVQDVETLFCHEIGDDYLVVVERDGERLFRAKLGISETSAGPRPTKFRIKRGSSEEPRQPDEFVELARRAERIRISEQTSPEGRAELTAMLDGYQLEAKTVRTCRYCASAGRYSPITTETAVKDGNDWICRDCARQELERQLSYTGEVTGAAKERLEELMLEVQDLERIVNLLKGQLDPDLTKFDTISATTDEVDPVPVDSLNLHPGVQNLLEDRFETLLPVQSLSVENGLFDGDDQLVVSATATGKTLVGEMAGINRVLNGKGKMLFLVPLVALANQKYGDFQEEYGHLVDVTLRVGASRINDDGERFDPGADVIVGTYEGIDHALRTGKDMGDIGTVVIDEVHTLKEDDRGHRLDGLISRLKYTCERRAEKRDDYGGSQWIYLSATVGNPEQLAGALESKLIEFEERPVPIERHVTFADGQEKVRVENKLVKREFDTKSSKGYRGQTIIFTNSRRRCHEISRKLEYSAAPYHAGLDHRRRKTVERKFADQDLAAVVTTAALAAGVDFPASQVVFDSLAMGIEWLSVQEFHQMLGRAGRPDYHDEGKVYVLVEPDCTYHNSMEMTEDEVAFKLLKGEMEPVMTRYDEDAAVEETLANVTVGSKAAKRLNDRMLGEVPTKHAVGKLLQYEFIDGFEPTPLGRVVTEHFLSPGEAFTLVDGIRKDAHPYDLVADIELRDADL